A region of Carettochelys insculpta isolate YL-2023 chromosome 9, ASM3395843v1, whole genome shotgun sequence DNA encodes the following proteins:
- the LOC142017455 gene encoding pancreatic alpha-amylase-like: MLKIVGLFKCAFCTMYFALFHEYKNPLKRAEDIITKRTMKAFLLVTAIGLCWAQYDPNTKPGRTSIVHLFEWCWADIALECERYLAPNGFGGVQISPPNENIIITNPWRPWWERYQPISYNLCTRSGYDDEFKDMVTRCNNVGVHIYVDAVINHMCGSGVGSGNSSTCGSYFNAVTRDFPAVPYSAWDFNDGKCKTGSGDIENYQDVAQVRDCRLVSLLDLALEKDYVRSKVAEYMNSLIDIGVAGFRIDASKHMWPGDMTAILDKLKNLTAPWFSNGSRPFIYQEVIDLSDEPVKSSEYFGNGRVTEFKYGAKLGTVIRKWNGEKMSYLKNWGEGWGFMPSDRALVFVDNHDTQRGHGAGGASVLTFWDSRLYKMALGFMLAHPYGFTRVMSSYRWPRYFQNGKDINDWVGPPSYEDGSTKPVTINPDSTCGNDWICEHRWRQIKNMVIFRNVVDGQPFSNWWDNGSNQVAFGRGNRGFIIFNNDDWYLKITLQTGLLNGTYCDVISGQKEGDHCTGIQVEVAGDGTANFHISNQAEDPFIAIHVEATL; encoded by the exons ATGCTAAAAATAGTTGGCCTTTTTAAATGTGCATTTTGTACCATGTACTTTGCCCTCTTTCATGAGTATAAAAATCCACTGAAAAGAGCAGAAGATATTATTACTAAAAGAACCATGAAGGCGTTTCTTCTGGTAACAGCCATCGGACTTTGTTGGGCACAATACGACCCAAATACAAAGCCTGGAAGGACATCTATTGTTCATCTATTTGAATGGTGTTGGGCTGACATTGCTCTTGAATGTGAACGGTATTTGGCACCCAATGGATTTGGTGGAGTTCAG ATATCTCCTCCAAATGAAAATATTATAATTACTAACCCATGGAGACCCTGGTGGGAAAGATACCAACCGATCAGCTACAATCTATGTACACGATCTGGATATGATGAtgaatttaaagacatggtgacCAGATGCAACAATGTTGGA GTTCATATTTATGTGGATGCTGTAATCAATCACATGTGTGGATCTGGTGTTGGCTCTGGTAATAGTTCTACTTGTGGAAGCTATTTCAATGCAGTGACCAGAGATTTTCCTGCTGTACCATACTCAGCTTGGGACTTTAATGATGGTAAATGTAAAACTGGGAGTGGAGACATTGAAAATTACCAAGATGTTGCTCAG GTCCGTGACTGTCGCCTTGTCAGTCTTCTTGATCTTGCCCTAGAGAAAGACTATGTGCGCTCAAAGGTTGCTGAATACATGAACAGTCTTATTGATATTGGCGTGGCAGGCTTCAGAATTGATGCTTCCAAACACATGTGGCCTGGGGATATGACAGCAATTTTAGACAAACTCAAAAATCTAACTGCACCATGGTTTTCCAATGGATCAAGACCATTCATTTACCAGGAG GTAATTGACTTGAGTGATGAGCCAGTTAAGAGCAGTGAGTACTTTGGAAATGGTCGAGTGACTGAATTCAAATATGGTGCCAAACTGGGTACAGTGATTCGCAAATGGAATGGAGAAAAAATGAGCTATTTAAA AAATTGGGGAGAAGGCTGGGGCTTCATGCCCTCTGACAGAGCCCTTGTCTTTGTGGATAATCATGATACCCAAAGgggacatggtgctgggggagctTCTGTTCTAACCTTCTGGGATTCCAG ACTATACAAAATGGCACTTGGCTTTATGCTTGCTCATCCTTATGGCTTTACACGTGTAATGTCAAGTTACCGTTGGCCAAgatattttcagaatggaaag GACATTAATGATTGGGTGGGACCACCAAGCTATGAGGATGGATCAACCAAACCTGTTACAATTAATCCAGATTCCACTTGTGGCAATGATTGGATCTGTGAACATAGATGGCGTCAAATAAA GAACATGGTTATTTTCCGTAATGTGGTTGATGGCCAACCTTTCTCAAACTGGTGGGACAATGGCAGCAATCAAGTGGCTTTTGGGCGTGGTAATAGAGGTTTCATCATCTTTAATAATGATGACTG GTACTTGAAGATAACCTTGCAGACTGGCCTTCTCAATGGCACTTACTGTGACGTTATTTCTGGGCAAAAGGAAGGTGACCACTGTACAGGAATACAGGTGGAGGTTGCTGGTGACGGCACTGCTAACTTCCACATTAGTAACCAGGCTGAAGATCCATTCATTGCAATTCATGTTGAGGCTACACTGTAA